From the Desulfovibrio sp. JY genome, one window contains:
- a CDS encoding DNA cytosine methyltransferase, protein MYVGSLFSGAGLGDIAAEAIGLSHAWFCECDPFARAVLERRWPGVPVFHDVRDVHAKSAQKVDIVIGGFPCQDISVAGKGAGITGKRSGLWSEYARILRELRPRYAVVENVKALLGRGLDRVLGDLAEIGYDAEWDVFPAAAFGAPHLRERVILVAYPGGDRGPASTPILAPGGDLAIHRQPDGPVDWNGLRLEGSRAQAAISAYRGPVVCRVDDGSPHWLDRLRCLGNGITPAVLQWALGRI, encoded by the coding sequence TTGTATGTCGGAAGTCTTTTTAGCGGGGCGGGGTTGGGCGACATCGCCGCCGAAGCGATCGGTCTTTCTCATGCCTGGTTTTGTGAGTGTGATCCATTCGCCCGCGCCGTGCTGGAAAGGCGCTGGCCGGGCGTCCCTGTTTTCCATGATGTGAGGGACGTCCATGCCAAAAGCGCCCAAAAAGTCGATATCGTCATCGGTGGCTTCCCTTGCCAGGATATCAGCGTCGCCGGCAAAGGAGCGGGCATCACGGGCAAGCGGTCCGGACTATGGTCCGAATACGCCCGAATCCTTCGCGAGCTACGACCACGCTACGCGGTCGTGGAAAACGTCAAGGCGCTCCTCGGCCGGGGCCTCGACCGCGTACTTGGGGACCTGGCCGAGATCGGGTATGATGCGGAATGGGATGTGTTTCCGGCGGCAGCCTTTGGCGCCCCTCACTTGCGTGAAAGGGTTATCCTTGTTGCCTACCCCGGCGGCGATAGAGGGCCAGCCAGTACGCCAATACTTGCGCCGGGAGGAGACTTGGCAATCCACCGGCAACCTGACGGCCCGGTTGATTGGAATGGCCTACGGCTTGAAGGCTCGCGAGCCCAGGCCGCCATATCGGCTTATCGCGGCCCCGTCGTTTGTCGAGTGGATGATGGGAGTCCCCATTGGCTGGACCGACTTAGGTGCCTCGGAAACGGCATCACGCCTGCTGTGCTGCAGTGGGCGCTCGGAAGAATCTAG
- a CDS encoding Com family DNA-binding transcriptional regulator — translation MREIRCGNCGKLLAKGEAVNLSIKCPRCGTMNLLRATSPGQEPQEAPSGDSVVCRKSF, via the coding sequence ATGCGAGAAATTCGATGCGGTAACTGTGGAAAACTGTTGGCGAAAGGGGAGGCCGTAAACCTCTCCATCAAGTGCCCGCGATGCGGGACCATGAATCTCCTGAGGGCCACGAGCCCCGGACAAGAGCCCCAAGAGGCCCCATCAGGAGATAGCGTTGTATGTCGGAAGTCTTTTTAG
- a CDS encoding patatin-like phospholipase family protein: MIRRILCVDGGGIMGLIAALILAEIEARVGCLAGKLFDLAAGTSTGGIIACAVAAGIPAKDVADLYRQRGKDIFSKNVWHRLVTGFGLWGPQYSARGIEAALADVFVDRKLSDCSIDLIVPAYDIEARTPTLFKSAKAKTDNRRDFFLRDVCRATSAAPTYFPPARIRSLTGEVATCVDGGLFANNPATLALPQAAKAGQLGKVFMLSLGTGNNSRPYLYKDARFWGLAKWARPLIGCMFDGQSDVSAYGSQVLLGDHYIRLQPALAKEQAMDDVSEEALDMLSAVARGLIAEQDAMIDKVCEMTLPKAA; encoded by the coding sequence GTGATCCGGCGTATCCTCTGTGTCGACGGCGGCGGAATCATGGGTTTGATCGCGGCCCTGATCTTGGCTGAGATTGAGGCGCGAGTCGGATGCTTGGCCGGCAAACTGTTCGATTTGGCGGCCGGCACCAGCACGGGCGGCATCATCGCCTGCGCTGTTGCCGCCGGCATCCCGGCCAAGGACGTGGCCGACCTCTACCGCCAGCGCGGCAAAGACATCTTCTCCAAAAACGTCTGGCACCGCCTGGTTACGGGTTTTGGCCTGTGGGGACCGCAGTACAGCGCTCGGGGCATTGAGGCCGCCTTGGCTGACGTGTTCGTCGACCGCAAACTGTCCGATTGCTCAATCGATCTGATCGTGCCGGCCTACGACATTGAGGCCCGAACGCCGACGTTATTTAAGTCCGCCAAGGCGAAGACAGACAACCGCCGGGACTTCTTTCTCCGCGACGTCTGCCGGGCCACCAGCGCCGCTCCGACTTATTTCCCGCCGGCTCGCATCCGAAGCCTGACCGGCGAGGTGGCCACCTGCGTGGACGGAGGCTTGTTCGCCAACAACCCTGCGACACTCGCGTTGCCCCAGGCGGCCAAGGCTGGCCAGTTGGGCAAAGTGTTCATGCTGTCGCTGGGGACCGGGAACAATAGCCGCCCCTATCTCTACAAGGACGCCCGATTCTGGGGCTTGGCGAAGTGGGCGCGGCCGTTGATCGGCTGCATGTTCGACGGCCAATCGGACGTCTCGGCCTACGGCAGCCAAGTGCTCCTGGGCGACCACTATATCCGGCTCCAGCCGGCGCTGGCCAAGGAACAAGCCATGGACGACGTCAGCGAGGAGGCTTTAGATATGCTGTCCGCCGTAGCCCGTGGCCTGATTGCCGAACAGGACGCAATGATCGACAAAGTTTGCGAGATGACGCTGCCCAAGGCGGCATAA